The sequence ATCTATGTAAGTGAGAGCGCCGGAGTGACGACTATTGGCAGTGCTGACACGTTTCTACGTATCGGTGGCAATGGTGAAGCGGGTATTTGGATTGGCCCTAACGCCAGCAATATCGCAGTGGTAAACGCATTTGTTGGCGCACTCCCCGGTGATGTAGTCATTGCTAATGAACGAGGTCTGGTTATCGATGGCGCCAGTGGCATTACTGTCACTGCTTCCACAATAGCCGCCAATACCACCGCTGATGTTCAGATACAAAATGCCAGCAATGTAATCCTCGATAACAATGTGGTCGGGTTACACGCCAGCCGCCGTAGTGTCGCAGGGAGTGCTGCTGCCGGCATTACTGTGAACAACAGCACCAATCTGGCACTTGGTCTGACAACTGGAAATGTGATCGCGGGTGCGAACGGTCCTGGGATCGACATTAGTGGTAGCAATAGTGTGAGTATTACGGTCCGAGCCAACATTTTTGGTCTCCGCCGTGATACCACTGGTGATGCCTATAGCGTTGCTGCGGCCAATCTCGGCCCTGCCATCCGTGTTAACAGTGCATCGCAGGTAACGATTGCTAGCAATGTGATCGGCGGAAATAGCAATACTGCCGGTATCGATCTGACCGATGTCCAGACAGCAACCATCACCCAAAATCGGATTGGCTGGATTGCCGATCCAGCCAGCAGCTCCACGCTGCTGCCGCGTCCGGCCGGTGTTGGTATTGCGTTAACGAACGTTACGACCGCTACCTTGAGCGGTAATTTGCTGCGGCTGAATACTGATGATGGTATTCGCCTGACCGATTCAAATACGGTCACGATTGACAATCTGAATGAGATTGAGGAGAACGGTGGTGATGGGGTGCAGATCGATGGTACTAGCCGTAGTGTGGTGATAACCGGCAATCGCATACGATCCAATGCCGGTTATGGGGTACTGGTAACCGATAGCGCCCAGCGAGTTCGTGTCACGCAAAATCAGATGTCAGCGAATGGGCTGGGTGGTATTCACCTCGATAACACAACGCTGTATAACGGGACCGGCTCTGATCCTGATCAAACCCTCAACCGGCCTAATCACAGTATTGATCCACCCTTTGATCTGCAACTTTCACAAGACGGTTTGATAACCGGTCGTGTTTTACCCAGCGCGGCTGAACGCGAAGAAGACCTTATCCCGATCTCGGCATGCGCTGGCTGCACAATCCAGGTCTACACGCCGAAACCTGATCTAGCTGTCCCTGACGGGCAGGGCTGGCAACAGATCGAGCTGTTGGTCAACGGTACTACCCGCTCTGAGATCGATCAGGTGAATGCTAGTGGTGTCTTCAATGCGCAAATGCTCAATCTCCCTGCCACGTATCCTCAACTCATCTTTGCCGCGACAGACCGGTTTGGAAATACATCACCATTTCGTATCTTCACACCAACCATTGATGTCCGTCTAACGCCACTTGGTCCGATCGAGCAGAGCGCAGCACCCGGCAGCACTGTTCGTTACCGTCTACAGGTAGAGAATCACGGTACATTGCAGATCAACCGTCTCCGCCTCAACACCACGGGCACCCTGAGCGGTTGGACGGTAAACGCCGAGCCGAACGACCGCTTTAACCTACCACCAGGCGCTGGTCGTGTGCTCACGGTGACGCTCACGTTGCCATCCGGCGCTCACCCATCGATCCAGGTACCGATCACCGACACTACGACCCTATCATTAACTGCACCTGGTCTGAACGAGATAACACAAACATTACGTACAGCAGTGCAGGCATTACCGGTATTAACGGCCAGTCCGGCAAATAGCTCGGCTACCGTGCTTCCTGCCGATACGTACATCTATCGTCATCAAATCACGAACAATGGCAACGTGACCGTGCCCATCGATGTGAGTGCAACCACTGCCGACCTGATTGGGCTTGACACCTACAATACGACAGTGTTAACACCAACGGTAACCCTGGCGCCGGGGGCGAGTGCAGAGATTGCCGTTCGGATCACAGTTCCTACCGGTGCACAAACGACTACGCCAGACGGCAATCCGGTTCGTGCAACAACGATTATCACCGCTACCCCACGCGGATTTGGTGCACAGGCCATCACCATAACCGACACCACCACCGTTGGTCTGCGCTATAGCGCTGAATTGCGCAGCAGTTACGAACAAGATGTGCAGGCTGGCCGCGAGGTTGTCTTCTTGCACACATTACGTAACACCAGCAACGGACGGGCAACGTTCCAGCTCAATTTTGCCGCCAGTCGTGGTAGCACTCTGATCGCTTTTGAGTCGGCAACTGCTGGCGTCACCATCAGTGATAATCGGGTCACACTCGACAATGTGGCCGGTAGTGGCAAGGTTAATCAGATGGTACTACGGGTACGGGTACGGATTAGTGAATTGATCTTGCCCGGCACCCGTGAAACGTTGCGCATCTGGGCATCGATACCTGGTACTACTGAGCCACTCAGCGGCGCTGAAGTGCAGGATATAGCAGTTGTTCGTGATTCGTCGGGGATTCTGGTACCGGCAGTCTGGATACCGTTGGTCGTAAATTAAGGAGTGACACTATGGATCGTCGCTTTCGGATTGCACTCCTTACGTTTCTCCTGGTCAGCCTGTTTCCGATCGCCGAACCGGTACAGGCAGCATCACTGATAGTCAATTCGCTTGCCGATACCAACGATGGCGCCTGCACCACCGATCCAGGGGGCTGTACATTGCGCGAGGCCATCACTGTTGCCAACAATAATGGCGTACCCGACACAATTACCTTCAGTGTGAGTGGTACCATTTATATCCGCGATAGCGGTCTACCACCTCTAACCGAAGGAAACACGACCATTGATGCTGGCACAAACCATACCGTCGTTCTTAGTGGAGAACAGCTCCGCGACAGTAGTAACAACATTATCCCGGCCCACGGTATTGTCATCGCTTCAAATAACAATGTCATCCGCGGGTTGGTGATCATTCGTTTTAGCAAGAGCATCGGTTTCACGAGCGGAGGCTCCGGTATCTATCTCCGCAACAATGCCCAGAATAATCTGATTGTGAATAACTGGATTGGGCATTTGAACGGCTTACCAGAGCCAAATACTGGCTACGGCATTCTGATCGACGGTGGGGCCAGTAATAACCGGATCGGTACCGGTAATCCCGCCGACCGGAATGTGATTAGTGGTAATACTGTTGCCGACATCGGGCTGAGCAACAACCTGAGTACAACCCCACTCGATGGCAACCAGATTGTTGGAAACTTTATTGGTACGACAGTAAACGGCGATGCTGATCTTGATCCGACCATCGCTGCGGATAATCTCGGTGGCATCTCAGTAGAGAATTACGCCTACAATACATTCATCAGTGATAATGTTATCGGTGGCTACACCGGCACGAATGCCGCAGGAATTGTCTTGTTTAGCAATGCTGCAAGCAGCAACGCCCCCTCTATTCCTCGTAACACCCGCATTACCGGTAACTGGATTGGTGTAAACCCGACCGGTACCGTCATTGCCAACCGCATCGGTGTCCTGGTTAGCGGCGGTGGTGCGTATGGCGCAATCAATACCGAGATCGGCGATCCACTGAATCCCCTTGCCGGACGGAACTATATCAGTGGGAATGCCAGAGGTGGGATTGTTATTGCCGATACCCCATTTGCTACCGGACCTACGACAATTGCTGGGAATTACATCGGTGTGGCGCTTGATACAGGTGGTAATCCCTTCCCAGTCGGGAACGGTACCATTAACCAGTCAGTCGGTGGCGAAGGTGTGTTTGTTGGTCGTAATGCTATTTCGACCACTATTGGACCAGGTAATGTGATCGCCGGTGCACGTACAAACGGTATCCGCATTCGCTCTGGGAATACAGTGGTACGGGGGAATTACATCGGCGTTCATCCAAATGGCACCC comes from Chloroflexus sp. Y-396-1 and encodes:
- a CDS encoding right-handed parallel beta-helix repeat-containing protein, producing the protein MSARKIWWLVVGLFLLGNTLFWPQQSFSQVSLTLYVDTLADNAVTDLNVHCTDQLTNNNCSLRQAIAKANASSGTDRITISFDLITEGSVGSAPYVITTTQRLPPITRPNVTISADLLSGAPQVAINANAGDAGLVLSGGGAIIEGLAIYGASNDAGSYRGSGIYISSADNVVRNCTIGLLLDNTNTIPPDNLRNRNGIVISGSAARNNQIGTANAPNTIAGNTVNGVVISNASQNRIQGNRIGVIFTSTTAARPNGGFGIQILSDTTIDPNGRAELNLVGGSTNAERNIIGANGLSGILISGSQTYTTTVASNLIGVNLEGESAFANGGDGLRIEDGAQATQIGSTSATQPLVIGGNNGVGIRIHANGGAAPANTNLNGYVSIGLSRGGNSARPNAQGGIYVSESAGVTTIGSADTFLRIGGNGEAGIWIGPNASNIAVVNAFVGALPGDVVIANERGLVIDGASGITVTASTIAANTTADVQIQNASNVILDNNVVGLHASRRSVAGSAAAGITVNNSTNLALGLTTGNVIAGANGPGIDISGSNSVSITVRANIFGLRRDTTGDAYSVAAANLGPAIRVNSASQVTIASNVIGGNSNTAGIDLTDVQTATITQNRIGWIADPASSSTLLPRPAGVGIALTNVTTATLSGNLLRLNTDDGIRLTDSNTVTIDNLNEIEENGGDGVQIDGTSRSVVITGNRIRSNAGYGVLVTDSAQRVRVTQNQMSANGLGGIHLDNTTLYNGTGSDPDQTLNRPNHSIDPPFDLQLSQDGLITGRVLPSAAEREEDLIPISACAGCTIQVYTPKPDLAVPDGQGWQQIELLVNGTTRSEIDQVNASGVFNAQMLNLPATYPQLIFAATDRFGNTSPFRIFTPTIDVRLTPLGPIEQSAAPGSTVRYRLQVENHGTLQINRLRLNTTGTLSGWTVNAEPNDRFNLPPGAGRVLTVTLTLPSGAHPSIQVPITDTTTLSLTAPGLNEITQTLRTAVQALPVLTASPANSSATVLPADTYIYRHQITNNGNVTVPIDVSATTADLIGLDTYNTTVLTPTVTLAPGASAEIAVRITVPTGAQTTTPDGNPVRATTIITATPRGFGAQAITITDTTTVGLRYSAELRSSYEQDVQAGREVVFLHTLRNTSNGRATFQLNFAASRGSTLIAFESATAGVTISDNRVTLDNVAGSGKVNQMVLRVRVRISELILPGTRETLRIWASIPGTTEPLSGAEVQDIAVVRDSSGILVPAVWIPLVVN